A single genomic interval of Spirosoma linguale DSM 74 harbors:
- a CDS encoding transglycosylase-associated protein (KEGG: rpi:Rpic_4161 transglycosylase-associated protein): MGILVSILVGAVAGWLADLVFKRFSFSLFAEILLGIAGGFVGGWIFGRDGGIVDQILTAFVGAVIILGIAALIKGSRRTV; the protein is encoded by the coding sequence ATGGGAATCTTAGTATCAATTCTGGTAGGTGCAGTAGCCGGCTGGCTCGCTGACCTTGTTTTCAAACGGTTTTCGTTCTCGCTTTTCGCTGAAATCCTGCTCGGTATTGCCGGTGGATTTGTAGGTGGCTGGATATTCGGCCGGGATGGTGGTATCGTCGATCAGATCCTGACCGCGTTTGTCGGGGCTGTCATTATCCTTGGTATTGCCGCCTTAATAAAAGGCTCGCGTCGTACGGTGTAA
- a CDS encoding Alcohol dehydrogenase GroES domain protein (PFAM: Alcohol dehydrogenase GroES domain protein; Alcohol dehydrogenase zinc-binding domain protein~KEGG: bam:Bamb_3870 alcohol dehydrogenase), with translation MKAAVLHGYGQPLQLETIPVPTVGPGQILVKVAACGVCHTDLHAIDGDWPVKATLPLIPGHEGVGTVVAVGAGVTHIHEGDRVGVPWLYSACGHCEYCYSGWETLCHNQQNTGYSVQGSYAEYVVANPDYVGHIPDSLSFIDAAPILCAGVTVYKGLKETEVKPGEWVVISGIGGLGHLAVQYAKAMGMHVVAVDISSEKLALASEVGADLTINAATEDPATIVQDKIGGAHGVLVTAVSRTAFAQGVDMLRRKGTLSLVGLPPGDFDVNIFDVTLNRKTIRGSIVGTRQDLTESLAFAADGKVHVHYRTERLDNINQVLADMKAGQIDGRVILDFQ, from the coding sequence ATGAAAGCGGCTGTCCTGCACGGATATGGGCAGCCATTACAACTCGAAACGATTCCGGTACCAACCGTTGGACCCGGTCAGATACTGGTTAAAGTAGCCGCGTGTGGCGTTTGTCATACCGATTTGCACGCCATTGATGGCGACTGGCCCGTTAAGGCCACCCTGCCGCTCATTCCCGGCCACGAAGGCGTGGGTACCGTTGTGGCGGTGGGAGCGGGCGTAACCCATATCCACGAAGGCGACCGGGTTGGTGTTCCCTGGCTTTACTCCGCCTGTGGGCACTGCGAATACTGCTATTCGGGTTGGGAAACACTTTGTCATAATCAGCAGAATACGGGCTATTCAGTGCAGGGAAGCTATGCCGAATACGTAGTTGCCAACCCCGATTATGTAGGTCATATTCCCGATAGCCTGTCGTTCATCGACGCGGCCCCCATCCTCTGTGCTGGCGTGACGGTATATAAGGGTCTGAAAGAAACAGAAGTAAAACCGGGCGAATGGGTAGTTATTTCGGGTATTGGCGGGCTGGGTCACCTGGCCGTTCAGTATGCCAAAGCCATGGGTATGCACGTGGTAGCCGTCGATATCAGCTCCGAAAAACTGGCGCTGGCGAGCGAAGTTGGTGCCGATCTAACGATAAACGCGGCCACCGAAGATCCTGCCACTATTGTTCAGGACAAAATTGGTGGAGCGCATGGCGTACTGGTGACCGCCGTTTCCCGAACGGCCTTCGCACAGGGCGTGGATATGCTGCGCCGGAAAGGAACGCTCTCGCTGGTTGGTTTGCCACCGGGTGATTTTGATGTCAATATCTTCGACGTAACCCTGAACCGGAAAACCATTCGCGGCTCCATAGTGGGTACGCGGCAGGATTTAACTGAAAGTCTGGCTTTTGCCGCCGATGGCAAAGTACACGTCCATTACCGAACCGAACGACTCGACAACATCAACCAGGTACTTGCCGATATGAAAGCGGGACAGATTGACGGCCGCGTTATTCTGGATTTTCAGTAA
- a CDS encoding MaoC domain protein dehydratase (PFAM: MaoC domain protein dehydratase~KEGG: shl:Shal_1988 dehydratase), with product MTPDFGLNAVHRYSFRFSQTDVVDFARVTGDNNPLHLDADFAAQTPFKRPIIHGMLGASIFTKVLGTEFPGYGSVYLGQTLEFLRPMFVDTDYEATFTVQSIDSAKHTAQILGEIRDKQTGKVTTKGVATLMHREKIM from the coding sequence ATGACTCCTGACTTTGGCCTCAACGCCGTTCATCGCTATTCGTTCCGGTTTTCGCAGACCGATGTAGTCGATTTTGCCCGCGTTACGGGCGACAATAACCCGCTTCACCTCGATGCTGACTTTGCCGCCCAAACGCCTTTTAAACGCCCGATTATTCACGGCATGCTGGGGGCGAGTATATTCACAAAGGTATTGGGCACCGAATTTCCGGGCTATGGCTCGGTTTATCTGGGCCAAACGCTGGAGTTTTTACGGCCCATGTTTGTCGATACCGACTACGAAGCCACCTTTACGGTACAGTCGATTGATTCGGCGAAACACACGGCGCAAATTCTGGGTGAGATTCGCGACAAACAAACGGGTAAGGTGACCACCAAAGGCGTGGCAACACTGATGCACCGCGAGAAAATTATGTAA
- a CDS encoding Carbamoyl-phosphate synthase L chain ATP- binding protein (PFAM: Carbamoyl-phosphate synthase L chain ATP- binding; biotin carboxylase domain protein; ATP-dependent carboxylate-amine ligase domain protein ATP-grasp; Carbamoyl-phosphate synthetase large chain domain protein~KEGG: atc:AGR_L_580GM propionyl-CoA carboxylase alpha chain) encodes MLRQLQPGYLFLTLPSSTVPTIQKILVANRGEIALRIMRTAREMGIKTVAIYSEADRNALHVRYADEAVYVGPAPSSESYLKTDVIIDVCKRLNVDAIHPGYGFLSENAGFARSVREAGLIFIGPSPESIEVMGSKLAAKAAVANYNIPMVPGTPSAITDRAEAKVISAKIGYPILIKASAGGGGKGMRVVENEADFDEQMDRAVSEAISAFGDGSVFIEKYVTSPRHVEIQVLGDQHGNIIHLFERECSVQRRHQKVVEEAPSAILTPEIRDAMGRAAVDVARACGYYGAGTVEFIVNDTLDFYFLEMNTRLQVEHPVTEQITGVDLVKQMIYIAEGKPLTIRQEDLQIKGHAVEVRVYAEDPANNFLPDVGTLDTYIRPQGNGVRVDDGFEQGMAIPIYYDPMIAKLITYGDTRDEAIQKMIRAIDEYQISGVQTTLPFCRFVMEHDAFRSGQFDTGFVSKYFTPDKLTPAPDATEQQLAAVLAAWLMETNKPKSTGAAVTTTSAKSKWKANRLA; translated from the coding sequence ATGTTACGCCAGCTACAGCCCGGTTATTTATTCTTAACATTACCAAGTAGTACCGTGCCAACTATTCAGAAAATTCTTGTCGCCAATCGGGGCGAAATCGCATTGCGGATTATGCGCACCGCCCGCGAAATGGGCATAAAGACCGTAGCCATTTACTCCGAGGCCGACCGAAATGCCCTTCATGTTCGCTATGCCGACGAAGCGGTATATGTGGGGCCTGCCCCTTCCTCCGAATCATATTTAAAAACAGATGTCATTATTGATGTCTGTAAGCGACTGAACGTCGACGCTATTCATCCGGGGTACGGTTTTCTATCCGAAAATGCTGGCTTCGCCCGTTCCGTACGGGAGGCCGGGTTGATTTTCATTGGACCCTCGCCCGAGAGCATTGAGGTGATGGGGAGCAAACTGGCGGCCAAAGCAGCCGTCGCCAATTATAACATCCCGATGGTTCCGGGCACGCCATCGGCCATCACCGACCGGGCCGAGGCCAAAGTCATTTCAGCAAAAATAGGCTACCCGATTCTGATTAAAGCCAGTGCGGGCGGGGGTGGCAAAGGGATGCGTGTCGTGGAAAATGAAGCCGATTTCGATGAGCAGATGGACCGTGCCGTCAGCGAAGCCATTTCGGCCTTTGGCGACGGGTCGGTGTTTATCGAGAAATATGTCACCTCACCCCGGCACGTTGAAATTCAGGTGCTGGGCGATCAGCACGGCAACATCATCCACTTGTTCGAGCGTGAATGTTCGGTGCAGCGCAGGCACCAGAAAGTCGTTGAAGAAGCCCCTTCGGCTATTCTGACGCCCGAAATCCGGGATGCGATGGGCCGGGCGGCTGTCGATGTAGCCCGTGCCTGCGGGTACTACGGTGCCGGAACGGTAGAATTCATCGTGAATGATACGCTCGATTTTTATTTTCTGGAGATGAACACTCGTCTTCAGGTGGAGCACCCCGTAACGGAGCAGATTACGGGCGTCGATCTGGTGAAGCAGATGATTTACATCGCCGAAGGGAAGCCGCTCACCATCCGGCAGGAAGATTTACAGATCAAAGGCCATGCCGTTGAAGTGCGGGTTTATGCCGAAGACCCCGCCAACAACTTCCTGCCCGACGTAGGTACGCTCGACACGTACATCCGGCCCCAGGGCAATGGCGTTCGGGTCGACGATGGTTTCGAGCAGGGCATGGCGATTCCTATTTATTATGACCCCATGATTGCCAAACTGATCACCTACGGCGACACACGGGACGAAGCCATTCAGAAAATGATTCGGGCCATTGATGAATACCAGATTTCGGGCGTACAAACGACCCTGCCTTTCTGCCGCTTTGTGATGGAGCACGACGCGTTCCGATCGGGTCAGTTCGACACGGGTTTTGTCAGTAAGTACTTCACCCCCGACAAACTAACCCCCGCCCCCGATGCCACCGAGCAGCAACTAGCCGCCGTTCTGGCTGCATGGCTGATGGAGACGAATAAACCCAAAAGCACTGGCGCTGCCGTGACAACAACATCGGCAAAAAGCAAGTGGAAAGCGAATAGACTGGCATAA
- a CDS encoding conserved hypothetical protein, conserved (KEGG: hypothetical protein, conserved) has product MARFDEVKNLVMSLESDFEKFYEKNNQAAGTRVRKGMQDLKTLAQNIRSEVQNAKNGAA; this is encoded by the coding sequence ATGGCACGCTTCGATGAAGTAAAGAATTTGGTTATGTCGCTTGAAAGTGATTTCGAGAAATTCTACGAAAAAAATAACCAGGCTGCCGGAACTCGCGTTCGTAAAGGAATGCAAGATTTGAAGACGCTGGCACAAAACATCCGTTCTGAAGTGCAGAATGCGAAAAACGGTGCAGCGTAA
- a CDS encoding UspA domain protein (PFAM: UspA domain protein~KEGG: net:Neut_1753 UspA domain-containing protein), whose product MYKILLLTDFSAASRHAIAYTQALFADTATDFCLLNAFPLEPEVGFSGAFLVVEQREQAEKALIALRHELTQQPTPSYHTYRNVVVPGGPETAVDVMLHQEYFDLVVVGATGAGRSELFGSVATGIIRTAATNVLVVPAVSPIRHLEQIVLATDYRSVNDVESFKILDDIANRKDAQITLLTIAKPDQPATSELSREYVQGAFPTVRTDVYMIHDDDVLKGINAYLDIHTVDLLVLLPHHKGFLDVLRNNSVTRSIAYHPRVPLLTLYDSGSTKAPQENTTTEPDSLPFATYL is encoded by the coding sequence ATGTACAAGATCTTATTATTGACCGATTTTTCGGCGGCTTCACGGCACGCCATCGCCTACACCCAGGCCCTGTTTGCCGACACAGCAACGGACTTTTGCCTGTTAAATGCCTTTCCCCTTGAACCGGAAGTAGGATTCAGCGGAGCCTTTCTGGTTGTTGAGCAACGCGAACAGGCCGAAAAAGCACTGATCGCACTTCGCCATGAGCTTACTCAACAGCCAACACCCTCGTACCATACCTACCGAAACGTGGTTGTGCCGGGTGGGCCGGAGACGGCAGTGGATGTGATGCTGCATCAGGAGTACTTCGATCTGGTTGTGGTGGGTGCAACGGGTGCCGGGCGGAGTGAGTTGTTTGGCAGCGTTGCGACCGGTATTATCCGAACGGCAGCGACCAATGTACTCGTTGTTCCGGCGGTGTCCCCCATCCGACATCTCGAACAGATTGTGCTGGCCACCGATTACCGGTCGGTCAATGATGTCGAGTCATTTAAAATACTGGATGACATTGCGAACCGAAAAGACGCTCAAATCACGCTGCTGACCATCGCAAAACCCGACCAGCCCGCCACCTCTGAACTGAGCCGGGAGTATGTACAGGGGGCTTTTCCAACAGTTCGGACCGATGTGTACATGATTCACGATGATGATGTTCTGAAGGGCATTAATGCTTATCTGGATATTCATACCGTCGATTTGCTGGTGTTGTTGCCCCATCATAAAGGGTTCCTGGATGTGCTGCGCAACAATAGCGTTACCCGCTCAATAGCCTATCACCCGCGTGTGCCCCTGCTTACGCTGTATGATTCCGGTTCAACGAAGGCACCACAGGAGAACACCACCACCGAGCCCGACAGCCTTCCATTTGCTACTTACCTTTAA
- a CDS encoding 1-phosphofructokinase (TIGRFAM: 1-phosphofructokinase~PFAM: PfkB domain protein; hydroxyethylthiazole kinase~KEGG: gbm:Gbem_3234 1-phosphofructokinase) codes for MTGAPTDSFVPHAYINVHHMLVTLTLNPAVDISMTIDRLIPEQKLHCSQPRYDAGGGGLNVSKAIHRLGGASTALFTSGGSAGLTLQDLVKKEGIDYELIDIDGLTRECFVVTETVPNNQFRFGTPGPILSPGEASACLARLKTMPNPIDYLIASGSLPPGLPVDFYAHIARIAKQRDIRLVLDTAGEALQAALEEGVFLIKPNLGELAHLVGVERLETVQIVEAAQSLIQAGRCQVVVVSQGPRGATLVTSNEHEFVQAPLIEKVSTVGAGDSLVGGMVYALSQGKSFSDMIRLGVACGTAATMNPGTELFHKADVDRLLNWINQQQTCWV; via the coding sequence GTGACAGGCGCACCGACTGACTCGTTCGTGCCTCACGCTTATATAAACGTACATCATATGCTCGTTACGCTCACGCTCAACCCGGCCGTGGACATTAGCATGACCATTGACCGGCTAATTCCCGAACAGAAGCTCCATTGCTCCCAGCCCCGTTACGATGCCGGTGGGGGCGGTCTCAATGTATCCAAAGCCATTCATCGGCTGGGCGGTGCCTCAACGGCCCTGTTCACGTCGGGCGGTTCGGCGGGGCTTACCCTACAGGACCTGGTAAAAAAGGAAGGTATCGACTACGAACTAATCGACATCGATGGCCTGACGCGTGAGTGTTTTGTGGTTACGGAAACCGTACCCAACAACCAGTTTCGATTTGGTACGCCCGGCCCTATCCTCAGTCCGGGTGAGGCCAGTGCCTGTCTGGCCCGGCTGAAAACAATGCCCAACCCGATCGATTATCTAATTGCCAGCGGTAGTTTACCACCCGGCCTGCCAGTCGATTTCTACGCGCACATTGCCCGTATTGCCAAACAGCGGGATATTCGCCTGGTTCTCGACACAGCCGGAGAGGCTTTGCAGGCGGCCCTTGAGGAGGGCGTTTTCCTGATTAAGCCTAACCTGGGCGAACTGGCTCACCTTGTGGGTGTGGAACGGCTCGAAACGGTGCAGATTGTCGAAGCAGCCCAAAGCCTGATTCAGGCAGGCCGCTGCCAAGTCGTTGTTGTTTCGCAGGGTCCGCGGGGAGCTACGCTGGTAACATCCAACGAGCATGAGTTTGTGCAGGCACCCCTGATTGAAAAAGTTAGTACCGTGGGGGCCGGTGACAGTCTGGTGGGGGGAATGGTCTACGCCCTGTCGCAGGGGAAATCGTTTAGCGATATGATTCGGCTGGGGGTGGCCTGCGGAACAGCCGCCACCATGAACCCCGGCACCGAACTCTTTCACAAAGCCGACGTCGACCGATTGCTGAACTGGATTAACCAGCAACAGACATGCTGGGTTTAG
- a CDS encoding Glycine C-acetyltransferase (PFAM: aminotransferase class I and II; aminotransferase class-III~KEGG: gbm:Gbem_0049 pyridoxal phosphate-dependent acyltransferase) — MDLFEKLRNNLGPIGSPAREFNGHHYFAFPKLEGELGPHMRFRGKEVLNWSLNNYLGLGNHPEIRKADAEASAQWGLAYPMGARMMSGNSDLHEQFEKELAEFVGKEDSFLLNYGYQGVMSAIEAVVDHRDVIVYDAECHACLIDGIRLHKAKMGEYYKFNHNDMESLEKNLQRATKKAAEKNGSILVITEGVFGMSGKVGSLDKIVALKEKYEFRLLVDDAHGFGTMGATGAGVGEMLGCQDGIDLYFSTFAKSMAAIGAFIAGDHDIIMYLKYNMRSQTYAKALPMPYVVGGLKRLDMIRNSSEFRDKLWENVRALQNGLRERGFDIGDTQSPVTPVLLQNLTGGIPEVTALIRDLRENRGIFCSIVVYPVVPKEIVMLRIIPTAAHTLDDVQRTLEAFSAVAEKLAKGDYKQKTTEIASETIEVSAEAAAE, encoded by the coding sequence GTGGATTTATTTGAGAAACTACGTAACAACTTAGGTCCCATCGGTTCGCCCGCGCGGGAGTTCAATGGGCACCATTATTTCGCGTTTCCAAAACTTGAAGGCGAACTGGGCCCACATATGCGGTTTCGCGGCAAAGAGGTACTTAACTGGAGCCTGAACAATTACCTGGGTCTGGGTAACCACCCGGAAATCCGGAAAGCCGATGCCGAAGCGTCAGCACAATGGGGCCTGGCTTATCCGATGGGTGCCCGGATGATGTCGGGAAATAGCGACCTGCACGAGCAGTTTGAAAAAGAACTGGCCGAGTTTGTTGGTAAAGAAGATTCCTTCCTGCTGAACTACGGGTACCAGGGTGTTATGTCGGCTATCGAAGCCGTCGTTGACCACCGTGATGTGATCGTTTATGACGCCGAGTGCCACGCCTGTCTGATCGACGGTATCCGTCTGCACAAAGCGAAGATGGGCGAATACTACAAGTTCAACCACAACGACATGGAAAGTCTGGAGAAGAACCTCCAGCGGGCTACCAAAAAAGCGGCCGAAAAGAACGGAAGCATCCTGGTTATTACCGAAGGTGTTTTCGGGATGTCGGGAAAAGTGGGTAGTCTCGACAAAATCGTTGCTCTGAAAGAGAAATATGAATTCCGGTTGTTAGTCGACGACGCACACGGTTTCGGTACCATGGGGGCTACCGGTGCCGGTGTTGGCGAAATGCTGGGCTGCCAGGATGGTATCGACCTGTATTTCTCGACCTTCGCCAAGTCGATGGCCGCCATTGGTGCATTCATTGCCGGCGATCACGACATTATCATGTACCTCAAGTACAACATGCGGTCGCAGACGTACGCCAAGGCACTGCCGATGCCGTATGTGGTTGGTGGGTTGAAGCGACTCGACATGATTCGTAACTCTTCCGAGTTCCGCGACAAGCTCTGGGAAAACGTCCGGGCGCTGCAAAATGGCCTGAGAGAACGTGGCTTCGATATTGGCGATACCCAGTCGCCGGTTACGCCCGTGTTGCTGCAAAATCTGACGGGTGGTATTCCTGAAGTGACCGCCCTCATCCGCGACCTTCGTGAAAACCGGGGTATCTTCTGTTCAATTGTTGTGTATCCGGTTGTGCCCAAAGAGATCGTTATGTTGCGCATCATTCCAACGGCGGCCCACACCCTCGACGATGTGCAAAGAACCCTCGAAGCGTTCTCGGCTGTAGCCGAAAAGCTGGCAAAAGGCGACTACAAGCAAAAAACCACCGAAATTGCTTCAGAAACGATAGAAGTATCGGCTGAAGCAGCCGCTGAGTAG
- a CDS encoding acyltransferase 3 (PFAM: acyltransferase 3~KEGG: bxe:Bxe_A3854 putative acyltransferase) yields the protein MLRNLFSLDTATARRVFGLDMMRAIAILIVVDAHATIALKEYYSGAFWHHLLPDGVELFFVLSGFLIGGILIRSYEKKQTFDRQLLLNFWTRRWFRTLPNYYLVLTGIILLSLLRAWANGLPNALPGAGTLARYYLFVQNFASYVPDFFPETWSLAIEEWSYITLPLVLWAMHRLLAGQWSRQRIVLAAILFVIIGTNLYRFVTALQVPVSEGELGYRGIVMTRLDAISYGVLAAYVKHYFPVAWQNDALRRRWLWLGLGLTVLAAFTSSIVILKFYSDMGLFPAYTFYKRTLYFPVIGLSMALLMPYMDGWRTATGGWAKFGIARAITHISLISYSMYLLNLTPIMMTFVDRIPTTSLAMGWVKVGLFWVLVLILSTLLYKFFEKPVTELRERLSAKEPTQLVGEQVDR from the coding sequence ATGCTGAGAAACCTATTTTCGCTCGATACAGCGACAGCCAGGCGCGTATTCGGGTTAGACATGATGCGGGCCATTGCCATTCTGATTGTGGTAGATGCCCACGCAACGATTGCCCTCAAGGAGTATTATAGCGGAGCGTTCTGGCACCACCTGCTGCCCGATGGTGTCGAGCTGTTCTTTGTGCTGAGCGGTTTTTTGATTGGAGGAATACTGATCCGGTCTTACGAAAAGAAACAAACCTTCGACCGGCAACTGCTACTCAATTTCTGGACCCGCCGTTGGTTCCGTACGCTGCCGAACTACTACCTTGTCCTGACCGGAATCATCCTGTTATCGCTCCTGAGGGCGTGGGCAAATGGTCTGCCCAATGCGCTTCCTGGCGCGGGAACACTGGCCAGGTATTATCTTTTTGTGCAGAACTTTGCCAGCTATGTGCCTGATTTCTTTCCCGAAACATGGAGTCTGGCTATTGAAGAATGGTCGTACATAACCCTGCCGCTGGTACTTTGGGCAATGCACCGTCTGCTGGCAGGGCAGTGGTCGCGGCAGCGGATCGTGCTGGCCGCAATCCTGTTCGTTATTATCGGAACAAATCTATACCGGTTTGTTACGGCCCTCCAGGTTCCGGTTTCGGAGGGTGAGTTAGGATATCGGGGCATTGTAATGACCCGGCTGGATGCCATTTCGTATGGTGTACTGGCTGCCTATGTCAAACATTATTTTCCTGTTGCCTGGCAAAATGATGCCCTGCGACGGCGGTGGCTTTGGCTGGGTTTGGGGTTAACAGTACTGGCGGCCTTCACGTCCTCTATCGTTATTCTGAAATTTTATAGCGACATGGGCCTTTTTCCGGCGTATACATTCTACAAGCGCACCCTTTACTTTCCGGTCATTGGTCTGAGTATGGCGCTGCTTATGCCTTACATGGATGGCTGGCGGACAGCTACGGGGGGCTGGGCTAAGTTTGGCATCGCCCGGGCCATTACGCATATCAGCCTGATCTCCTATTCCATGTACCTGCTTAACCTGACGCCCATTATGATGACATTCGTTGACCGCATACCCACCACATCGCTTGCAATGGGTTGGGTAAAAGTTGGGCTTTTCTGGGTGCTGGTGCTGATCTTGTCGACGCTGCTCTATAAATTTTTCGAAAAACCGGTTACCGAACTGCGGGAACGCCTGTCGGCTAAGGAGCCTACACAACTGGTTGGCGAACAGGTAGACCGATAG
- a CDS encoding cation diffusion facilitator family transporter (TIGRFAM: cation diffusion facilitator family transporter~PFAM: cation efflux protein~KEGG: dol:Dole_0974 cation diffusion facilitator family transporter), with translation MEEQLKPHQAERGQKSTLVGIAVNIGLVLVKGTAGWLGNSYALIADAMESATDIVTSIFVWIGLRTAARAPDHNHPYGHGKAEPLAAIVVAFALVGAAILIAVQSIQNIRVPHETPAPFTLAVLAGVVIVKEVLFRRVAQVGHETESSAVKADAWHHRSDAITSLTAFVGISIALIGGPGYESADDWAALLASGFIVYNAYHIFRPSFGEIMDETPEGDWQQELQTLAMTVPEVKGIDKFRVRKTGFEYFVDLHVRVPGNLTVSQGHDIAHAVKAAILDARPAVYDVLVHIEPV, from the coding sequence ATGGAAGAACAACTTAAACCCCATCAGGCTGAGCGCGGACAGAAGTCGACCCTGGTAGGTATAGCCGTCAATATCGGGCTTGTATTGGTTAAAGGAACCGCCGGGTGGCTGGGAAATTCATACGCGCTTATTGCCGATGCTATGGAATCGGCCACTGATATAGTGACATCCATCTTTGTGTGGATAGGCCTTCGTACGGCCGCCCGCGCTCCCGACCATAATCACCCGTACGGACATGGAAAAGCAGAACCGCTGGCGGCTATTGTGGTGGCCTTCGCCCTGGTAGGGGCCGCCATTCTGATTGCCGTGCAGAGTATTCAGAATATACGCGTACCGCACGAAACCCCGGCCCCATTTACGCTGGCGGTGCTGGCAGGCGTTGTCATTGTGAAAGAAGTTCTGTTCCGGCGTGTTGCGCAGGTAGGCCATGAAACGGAAAGCAGCGCCGTAAAAGCCGATGCCTGGCACCACCGCAGCGATGCCATCACGTCGCTAACGGCCTTCGTCGGCATCAGCATTGCCCTGATTGGTGGGCCGGGCTACGAAAGTGCCGATGACTGGGCGGCTCTGCTGGCATCGGGCTTTATCGTTTATAACGCCTACCATATTTTCCGCCCGTCGTTCGGCGAAATTATGGATGAAACCCCCGAAGGCGACTGGCAGCAGGAGTTACAAACGCTGGCCATGACGGTTCCGGAGGTGAAAGGCATCGATAAATTCAGGGTACGTAAAACAGGCTTCGAATACTTCGTAGACCTGCATGTCCGGGTACCCGGTAACCTGACCGTCAGCCAGGGACACGACATCGCCCATGCCGTAAAAGCGGCTATTCTGGATGCCAGACCCGCCGTATACGACGTATTAGTGCACATTGAACCGGTATGA
- a CDS encoding protein of unknown function DUF152 (PFAM: protein of unknown function DUF152~KEGG: gbm:Gbem_3397 protein of unknown function DUF152): MKSHYSPAIFSSFTTLIAAESTRVGGVSPVPFSSLNLGINTADEVANVDENRRRFFSDIGAGSFQFASSHQIHGTAVLHATEPGRFDGYDALITNRPNLLIGVTVADCVPILLYDHRHQAVGAVHAGWRGTVGGIVTKTLEAMQAQFSTLPEDCYGYIGTCIDECAFEVGPEVAEQFLPAFKRADHNSGKSYIDLKAANLQLLTDFGVPENQISISPFSTVLNNDLYFSYRAEGGHTGRMLAVIGIKQ; encoded by the coding sequence ATGAAATCGCATTACAGTCCAGCTATATTTTCTTCATTCACTACCCTGATTGCCGCCGAAAGCACCCGGGTTGGGGGTGTTAGCCCGGTGCCATTTTCATCGCTCAATCTGGGTATCAACACCGCCGATGAGGTTGCGAATGTTGATGAGAACCGCCGGCGCTTCTTTTCGGACATTGGTGCCGGTTCATTTCAGTTTGCATCGTCACATCAGATTCATGGCACAGCCGTTCTACACGCAACTGAGCCGGGTCGTTTTGATGGCTATGATGCGCTGATCACCAACCGGCCTAATCTGCTCATCGGCGTAACCGTAGCCGACTGCGTACCGATTTTGCTGTATGACCATCGGCATCAGGCTGTTGGAGCGGTTCATGCGGGCTGGCGCGGTACCGTGGGTGGTATTGTTACCAAAACACTCGAAGCCATGCAGGCCCAATTTAGCACATTGCCCGAAGACTGTTATGGCTATATAGGAACGTGCATTGATGAATGCGCTTTTGAGGTTGGTCCTGAAGTAGCCGAACAGTTTTTGCCAGCTTTTAAACGGGCAGACCATAACAGCGGAAAAAGTTATATTGACTTAAAAGCAGCCAATTTGCAGCTACTGACCGACTTTGGAGTTCCTGAAAACCAGATAAGTATTTCCCCCTTCTCGACGGTGCTGAATAATGACCTCTATTTCTCGTATCGGGCAGAAGGCGGACATACTGGACGAATGTTAGCTGTAATTGGTATAAAACAATAA